The genomic region ACTTTCGGTATAATAATCAAGGTTGTTTTTATAACCACCCATGGCCCAGAGGCTTAAATAGTCGTTAACATTGAAGTCAACACGCATTTTACCCGCCCATTTTTTATAGTAAGCGTCATAAGCGGCAACTGTTGATACACCTCCCCATTCTTGGAAAAATTTCATACCCAAAAGAATATTTGGAGTGTAACCTTTTATGCTTTTACTTGGAACGTCAACAACATTGGTAATTACACCATCTTTATTAACGTAGTAGTAATCATTTCCAGAAGGGCCTGAAGCATTACCTGCCTCAGCTCCGATAATAGCAGAAAAACCAGTGTTGCTATTGAAAGTATAAGAAATAACATTGGTACGTGTATTTCCTGCTGGTGCTACAAGGTCATCATTGATGACGTTACCATAAAAACCAGTCCAGTGATTGAAAATTGTGTCATCAAGACCTACACGAAAACCACCAAGCTCAATATAAGCAGAGCGAAGCTGTCCACCATTTTTATCTTTTCCATTGTTCCATTCTGAACGGATCTCTGCATATGAACGAAGTGTTCCTAATTCGGTTTCAGAAGCAGTTTGAAAAATAAGGGTCAAGCGTGAAGCTACACGGTAGGTTTTTTGATCATTATTTAAATCGGCATTAGTTTTTGCATTGATCTTATCACCACTTTTGAAGTCAGCACGAACATAACCTGATAAACGAATGCACGTCTCTGTTCCAGGAATATAGAAATATCCTGGACCATATGCATCACAAACACGCACATATTCTATAGGCTTTGATTGTGCAATAACTGTTGCATCAGCTTGTGCACTAGAAATTTCTGCAAGAACTACCGTAGAGCCTAAAAGAAGAGCTTTAATATTCATAATTAATTAATCTCCGATTGAAGTTTAGTTTTAAGGGTAAAATCATGCAGTTTTTGAATTGATTAAGAAAACGACATCAAAAGAGATTCGACCCCCTCATCAATTACAACATACTAGTCTTTGCTCGATATACATAATACGAAATGGTTTTATTAAAAGTTATCCATGTATTATTTCGGTTATTGTGGCAAAAATGTTACAATATATCTCCTGAGTGTTTATTTGTTAATTTTTCGTCTTAAATAAGATACAGAAAAAAACAAAATTTTAGATTTTTTAAAAAAAATCGAAAATGTCTTGAACTTTTTATCGATACCGTTTATGCACCGCTTTTGGAGAGGTGGCCGAGTGGTCGAAGGCGCTCCCCTGCTAAGGGAGTAGGGCTCAAAAGGCTCTCGAGAGTTCGAATCTCTTCCTCTCCGCCAGATTCTAATAAAATCAAAGAGTTATGTAGAAGCTAGGGATTTTTGATTCTATTAACTTATTTGTTGTTATCCTGCTCTTTTTGAGATTTTTTGATTACTTCTATTGTAAATTGTTTTCTGCCAATTGTTTTAGATTTAGGTGAAGTGATTGCTATAATATTCTTAATTTAGCCAAAAAGTGCTTTCATTTGTGAAATAGTAGCTTTTGCATTAGTTTACGCGGTATTATTCATTTTCTTCATCTACATACGCTGATTTTTGATATTTGCTTAAGGTAGACTTTATAAAATAATTTACAAAAGTTTTGCGTAATCAGTTTTGTGCTTTTTGCAAATAAAGGTCTTGTGTTAATTGGGATGACTTTAAATATTATAACTTATCCATGCCAAATTGACGAAATAGCTGTTTAAGATTAGCTCTTTTTTATTTTTATCAATTTTTATTGTAAAATATTACTCTTTTAAGGAAAGTGTAGTGACTTTTTTAAAGATAAGTTGAAAGCTTTATATTCTAAGTTTATTATAAAGCTCAAGTCATTAAAATATCAAAAAAACAATATATTATGGGATTTGTGCTTTAATTTTTCTATTTATAAAATATATCAGAAAAATACACTATTTTGTGTTTATAAGTAAGTTGCTGTCTGTGGTAATATAAAAGGGATATCTGCTTTAGGTAATGTAGAAACGCTTAAAGGACAATGATAAACATCGCGCAAATT from Bartonella schoenbuchensis R1 harbors:
- a CDS encoding porin, encoding MNIKALLLGSTVVLAEISSAQADATVIAQSKPIEYVRVCDAYGPGYFYIPGTETCIRLSGYVRADFKSGDKINAKTNADLNNDQKTYRVASRLTLIFQTASETELGTLRSYAEIRSEWNNGKDKNGGQLRSAYIELGGFRVGLDDTIFNHWTGFYGNVINDDLVAPAGNTRTNVISYTFNSNTGFSAIIGAEAGNASGPSGNDYYYVNKDGVITNVVDVPSKSIKGYTPNILLGMKFFQEWGGVSTVAAYDAYYKKWAGKMRVDFNVNDYLSLWAMGGYKNNLDYYTESDDHILSRENTTIYANWGGKWAAWTGATYKITPKANLNAQISYSAAKTFSTSVNIAYTLVPGFTITPELTYVSWNDNRSFADKNSERNYTAALNGKNALQGMIRFQRSF